A region from the Polyangiaceae bacterium genome encodes:
- a CDS encoding RNA polymerase factor sigma-32: MAAYMREVQRHSLLTPDEEHTLAVRYAETEDVDAAARLVTANLRLVVKIAYEYRRAYRNMMDLVQEGNIGLMQAVKRYDPYRGVKLSSYAAWWIRAYILRFILNNWRMVKIGTTQAQRKLFFNLSKEKAKLTAMGIEPSHAEIAKRLNVEEKEVREMDRRLSRADASLDAPVGESDGRQTSRVELLPASSASPDQLAESHEIQDIVRQRLEEFRKTLSGKDIAIFDKRLAAEDDPMTLQELGNEFGVSRERVRQLEARLAGRLREYLRETLGDAVGVSG; the protein is encoded by the coding sequence ATGGCCGCGTACATGCGCGAGGTCCAGCGCCACTCGCTGCTGACACCAGATGAAGAGCACACCCTGGCCGTGCGCTACGCCGAGACCGAGGACGTGGATGCAGCGGCGAGGTTGGTGACCGCGAACCTGCGTCTGGTCGTCAAGATCGCGTACGAGTACCGGCGCGCCTACCGCAACATGATGGACCTGGTGCAGGAGGGGAACATCGGGTTGATGCAAGCGGTCAAGCGCTACGACCCCTACCGTGGCGTCAAGCTCTCCAGTTACGCCGCGTGGTGGATCCGCGCCTACATCCTGCGCTTCATCCTCAACAACTGGCGCATGGTGAAGATCGGCACCACCCAGGCGCAGAGAAAGCTGTTCTTCAATCTCAGCAAGGAGAAGGCGAAGCTCACGGCCATGGGCATCGAGCCCTCGCACGCGGAGATCGCCAAGCGGCTCAACGTGGAGGAGAAGGAAGTGCGGGAGATGGATCGCCGCCTCTCCCGCGCGGACGCTTCGCTGGACGCGCCGGTGGGCGAGTCGGACGGCCGTCAAACCAGCCGCGTGGAGCTTCTGCCGGCATCCTCCGCCAGCCCGGACCAGCTCGCCGAGAGCCACGAGATCCAGGACATCGTGCGCCAGCGGCTGGAGGAGTTCCGCAAGACGCTCAGCGGCAAGGACATCGCCATTTTCGACAAGCGACTTGCCGCGGAGGACGACCCAATGACGCTGCAGGAGCTCGGTAACGAGTTCGGCGTGTCGCGCGAGCGGGTCCGTCAGCTGGAAGCGCGCTTGGCCGGGCGGCTCCGGGAGTACCTGCGCGAGACGCTGGGTGATGCCGTGGGCGTCAGCGGCTAG
- the rsmI gene encoding 16S rRNA (cytidine(1402)-2'-O)-methyltransferase yields the protein MATLFIVGTPIGNLSDVTLRAIETLKSVPRVYAEDTRRTRALLSHLGITKKTLVALDAHASTRAIEGALQLLLEGESAALVTDAGMPSVSDPGAALVREATARGIAVSVIPGPSAVTTAAALSGLVESSFWFVGFLPRRGGKRRELLERIAHCPDPVLLFEAPNRTAATLEDLAALCPERSAVVCRELTKLHEEARRGTVAELSKEPTWRGEITLVLGVGGDAPVRVSETDIDARIDELLTSGSSAKDAARELARETGLSRRELYERVVARKP from the coding sequence TTGGCCACGCTCTTCATCGTCGGCACGCCGATCGGCAATCTGTCGGACGTCACGCTGCGCGCCATCGAGACGCTGAAGAGCGTCCCTCGCGTGTACGCCGAAGACACGCGTCGAACCCGGGCGTTGCTCTCCCACCTGGGGATCACCAAGAAGACGTTGGTGGCACTGGACGCCCATGCTTCGACGCGCGCCATCGAGGGCGCGCTCCAGCTGCTCCTCGAAGGTGAGAGCGCCGCGTTGGTCACGGACGCCGGCATGCCGAGCGTGAGCGATCCGGGCGCCGCCTTGGTTCGTGAAGCAACGGCCCGCGGCATCGCCGTCAGTGTCATCCCCGGCCCAAGCGCCGTGACCACCGCCGCGGCTCTTTCGGGGTTGGTGGAGAGCAGCTTCTGGTTCGTGGGGTTTCTGCCGCGACGCGGCGGCAAGCGCAGAGAGCTGCTCGAGCGCATCGCGCACTGTCCGGACCCCGTGCTGCTGTTCGAAGCGCCGAACCGCACCGCTGCGACGCTCGAGGATCTCGCCGCGCTGTGCCCAGAGCGCAGCGCGGTCGTGTGCCGCGAGCTCACCAAGCTCCACGAAGAGGCGCGCCGCGGCACCGTGGCGGAGCTGTCCAAGGAGCCGACGTGGCGCGGTGAGATCACGCTGGTGCTGGGCGTCGGCGGAGACGCACCGGTGCGCGTATCGGAGACGGACATCGACGCGCGCATCGACGAGCTATTGACGAGCGGTTCGTCCGCGAAGGATGCAGCCCGGGAGCTGGCGCGCGAGACCGGTTTGTCGCGCCGGGAGCTCTACGAACGCGTCGTCGCGCGCAAGCCGTGA